Proteins found in one Leishmania major strain Friedlin complete genome, chromosome 35 genomic segment:
- a CDS encoding putative AMP deaminase (previous protein_id=AAZ14702.1), with the protein MMDSKSNVGDSATMPMPPELYHGALLQPASPHRNSASTAPFSEKRGQLHSCHGVPHEDLTREPSEMFQVVIDGDDGGVEMRRVHDRIETALRVRSLYRPLETRVGGRERANPYMSAPMPGRITIVQKDGVYQVSDHDASLFLPIPTWSQYATDVQKVRLTVGNAGCVNACHHRLGIMQERSRMFFLLNAGMEERANYHKAGGVFSAARKVDNAVLLSESMDAQELLEGVKEMYRRSPEAAVHLRNGSNSTLRELLGAHGVRSADDLTVAGLGWQAEKDAPHQGQIDLADCESMAALGAELRFSFTELQGYLCEKVLRRVVSRAERPSLTPQAAEYSVPLYGLQSSELSYLAELMQRRLEGPHPRVQYILSICFTESPPFEVVSSCTTLQDQLDNIFLALFKATLAPEDPSNAGVAWLLGQVGGLQMLHAQDGPGRDFDEMAPPPDQVKIGAKQSGLYYMYYLYANLAVLNSLRRRKGLEPLQLRCTGNKPTGMDDLIGAYILSDVITRATKITDYPVLQYLCGLHRVGLTVSPLCDHMEGIVAYKDHPLPHFLHRCLHITLSTESPLRYHHNPRALIEEYATAQKMFRLSSLDMTELAHNSVLMSSFSPEVKRQWLGDKYQLGVEGNEFELSHVTNARLAFRDEAWQLERNMMRDLNLNPSHEVGAGLSRWHHLSNVQEVEYDTVMDSRVRFPRTVLKGPHKDAKAVTAAPRVARALDLRHQYIWCPPPPWETAQRHGVETDFQRRTATFNEDEWTYAASDAVFIAYPKSAVHAWPRSLPTLDDFHKHLRELRDICASAEVKEYAHKRLENLDHKFRLHLALNHENEAGTTEDRQSSNRDFYQATKVDTHIHMAAGMTPKQILKFVLAKLKESGDDIAMKKGDDIFTLGQLFAKAGITPNLTVDQLNVQADHTLFERFDNFNSKYNPMENGDLRSLLLKTDNFMNGRYFAELIHDVFEQYSRDRYTYAENRLSVYGINVKEWDKLAHWFATHGMANKHNKWIIQVPRVYKVFRAQNVIGSFGQYLQNIFQPLWEASLHPSEHPTLHNFLNHVSGFDSVDNEATIDLPFTTVSPWAWTVVENPPYNYYLYYLYANIRTLNEFRASRGFSTFGLRPHCGESGSEVHLYGAFLCANSICHGINLRNDPPMQYLYYLAQIGLHVSPLSNNALFLHFLSNPFPDFFHRGLNVSLSTDDPMMFHQTQEPLIEEYSIAARVWGLSANDLCEIARNSVLQCGFDNNFKCNAIGDRWFLSSSLGNDSLRTHLSDIRVAFRFETYHTELQQLELCCGRPVSRFMMTAAEERAVDVQIVDVQREYVLLSTHDQAMEVMLREMEDTKTKIVQTRAQVDILRRQQRSLLEKITEMGIRRQEAEEQSAQEEKELPSRKGPLYVREKSQGSQVGGGDGDRSGVLQSPTCPTQQGETLKRLLRWKPMPPDLMRSVTQASFSSSRGRPLPPLPVRQLSQSTTSVKGPAGY; encoded by the coding sequence ATGATGGACAGTAAATCCAATGTTGGCGACTCGGCAACGATGCCCATGCCACCAGAGCTTTATCATGGCGCTCTCTTGCAACCGGCATCTCCGCACAGAAACTCTGCCTCTACGGCTCCCTTTTCCGAGAAGAGAGGCCAGCTGCACAGTTGCCATGGCGTCCCGCATGAGGACCTCACCCGTGAGCCGTCGGAGATGTTTCAAGTCGTtatcgacggcgacgacggcggcgttgaGATGCGGCGTGTGCATGACCGCATTGAGACTGccttgcgcgtgcgctcaCTGTACCGGCCTCTGGAGACTCGCGTGGGCGGCCGGGAGCGGGCAAACCCGTATATGTCAGCTCCGATGCCGGGCCGCATCACAATCGTGCAGAAGGACGGCGTCTACCAGGTCTCTGACCATGACGCGTCGCTTTTTCTCCCTATACCAACGTGGTCGCAGTACGCGACGGACGTACAGAAGGTGCGGCTCACCGTCGGCAACGCCGGCTGCGTCAACGCCTGTCACCATCGCCTTGGCATTATGCAAGAGCGCTCCCGCATGTTCTTTTTGCTTAATGCGGGGATGGAAGAGCGGGCGAATTACCACAAAGCCGGCGGCGTCTTTTCGGCCGCCAGGAAGGTAGACAACGCGGTCCTGCTCTCCGAGTCGATGGATGCGCAAGAGCTGCTCGAGGGGGTGAAGGAGATGTACCGGCGCAGTCCGGAGGCAGCAGTGCACCTGCGCAACGGGTCTAACTCTACGCTGCGTGAGCTGCTCGGCGCACACGGCGTACGGTCCGCGGATGATCTCACCGTTGCTGGTCTCGGATGGCAGGCAGAGAAAGACGCACCTCATCAAGGCCAGATCGACTTGGCAGATTGCGAGAGCATGGCTGCCCTCGGCGCCGAGCTGCGTTTCTCCTTCACCGAGTTGCAGGGGTACCTGTGCgagaaggtgctgcggcgcgtggTGTCCAGGGCAGAGCGGCCGTCACTTACTCCACAGGCGGCTGAGTACAGCGTGCCGCTCTACGGTCTGCAATCTTCCGAGCTGAGCTATCTGGCGGAGCTGATGCAACGTAGGCTCGAGGGCCCGCATCCGCGAGTGCAGTACATCCTGAGCATCTGCTTCACCGAGTCGCCGCCATTCGAGGTGGTGAGTAGCTGCACAACGCTGCAGGACCAGCTGGACAACAtctttctcgctctcttcaaGGCCACCTTGGCTCCGGAAGACCCGAGCAACGCCGGCGTGGCGTGGCTGCTGGGGCAAGTGGGTGGTCTGCAGATGCTGCATGCACAGGATGGGCCCGGCCGCGACTTTGACGAGATGGCTCCGCCGCCAGATCAGGTGAAGATTGGGGCCAAGCAGAGCGGGCTCTACTACATGTACTACCTGTACGCCAACCTCGCCGTGCTGAACagtctgcggcggcgcaaggGGCTCGAGCCattgcagctgcgctgcaccggcAACAAGCCAACCGGGATGGACGACCTGATCGGCGCCTACATCCTTTCTGACGTTATCACACGCGCGACCAAGATTACCGACTACCCCGTTCTGCAGTACCTGTGCGGTCTGCATCGTGTCGGCCTGACTGTGTCGCCGCTGTGCGACCACATGGAAGGCATTGTGGCGTACAAGGACCACCCGCTTCCCCACTTTTTGCATCGCTGCCTGCACATCACGCTATCGACAgagtcgccgctgcgctacCATCACAACCCCCGCGCGCTCATCGAAGAGTACGCCACGGCGCAGAAGATGTTTCGACTGAGCTCCCTCGACATGACAGAGCTCGCGCACAACAGTGTTCTCAtgtcctccttctctcctgAAGTGAAGCGGCAGTGGCTTGGGGACAAATACCAGCTGGGCGTCGAGGGCAACGAGTTTGAGCTGAGCCATGTCACCAACGCACGGCTTGCGTTCCGCGACGAAGCCTGGCAGCTGGAACGCAACATGATGCGTGACCTAAACTTGAATCCTTCTCACGAGGTCGGCGCCGGGCTCAGTCGCTGGCACCACCTGAGCAACGTGCAGGAGGTGGAGTACGATACCGTGATGGACAGCCGCGTCCGCTTCCCGCGCACGGTGCTCAAAGGACCACACAAGGACGCGaaggcggtgacggcggcaccgcgcgtcgcgcgcgcccTCGACCTGCGCCACCAGTACATCTGGTGCCCACCCCCTCCGTgggagacggcgcagcgacacGGCGTCGAGACAGACTTCCAGCGCCGAACGGCGACCTTCAACGAGGATGAGTGGACCTACGCGGCGAGCGACGCGGTCTTCATTGCGTACCCCAAAAGCGCCGTGCACGCCTGGCCGCGGTCGCTGCCGACGCTCGACGACTTCCACAAGCACCTGCGCGAACTGAGGGACatctgcgccagcgccgagGTGAAGGAGTACGCGCACAAGCGACTCGAGAACCTCGATCACAAGTTCCGCCTGCACCTGGCTCTCAACCACGAAAACGAAGCCGGCACCACGGAGGATCGACAGTCCTCGAACCGTGACTTCTATCAGGCCACCAAGGTTGACACGCACATCCACATGGCAGCCGGCATGACGCCGAAGCAGATTTTGAAGTTTGTGCTTGCCAAGCTGAAGGAAAGCGGCGACGACATTGCCATGAAGAAGGGAGACGACATCTTCACCCTGGGCCAGCTCTTCGCCAAGGCCGGCATCACGCCGAACTTGACGGTGGATCAGCTGAACGTGCAGGCCGACCATACGCTGTTCGAGCGCTTTGACAACTTCAACAGCAAGTACAACCCGATGGAAAACGGCGACCTGCGCTCGCTTCTGCTGAAGACGGACAACTTCATGAACGGCCGCTACTTTGCAGAGCTGATCCACGACGTATTTGAGCAGTACTCGCGCGACCGCTACACCTACGCCGAGAACCGCCTCTCTGTCTACGGCATCAACGTCAAGGAGTGGGACAAGCTGGCGCATTGGTTTGCCACGCACGGTATGGCGAACAAGCACAACAAGTGGATTATTCAGGTGCCGCGCGTGTACAAGGTGTTCCGCGCGCAGAACGTCATTGGCAGCTTTGGTCAGTATCTGCAGAATATCTTTCAGCCCTTGTGGGAGGCCTCGCTGCACCCGAGCGAGCATCCGACGCTGCACAACTTTCTCAATCACGTGAGCGGCTTCGACTCCGTGGACAACGAGGCCACCATCGATCTCCCCTTCACGACGGTCTCGCCGTGGGCTTGGACGGTCGTCGAGAACCCGCCGTACAACTACTACCTCTACTACCTGTACGCCAACATCCGCACACTCAACGAGTTCCGCGCCTCTCGCGGCTTCTCTACGTTTGGGCTGCGGCCGCACTGCGGCGAGTCAGGCTCTGAGGTGCACCTTTACGGCGCCTTTCTGTGCGCGAACAGCATCTGCCACGGCATCAACCTGCGCAACGATCCACCGATGCAGTATCTCTACTACCTCGCCCAGATTGGTTTGCACGTGTCGCCGCTGAGTAACAACGCTCTTTTCTTGCACTTTTTGAGCAATCCGTTTCCCGACTTCTTCCACCGCGGACTGAATGTGTCGTTGAGCACAGACGATCCGATGATGTTCCACCAAACACAGGAGCCGCTGATCGAGGAGTACAGCAttgctgcgcgcgtgtggggGCTCAGCGCGAACGACCTGTGTGAGATTGCTCGCAACTCCGTGCTGCAGTGCGGCTTCGACAACAACTTCAAATGCAACGCAATCGGTGACCGCTGGTTCCTCTCGTCTTCGTTGGGCAACGACTCGCTGCGTACGCACCTCTCCGACATTCGTGTCGCGTTTAGGTTTGAGACCTACCACaccgagctgcagcagctagAGCTGTGCTGCGGACGGCCGGTATCGCGCTTCATGAtgaccgccgccgaggagcgcGCCGTTGACGTCCAGATCGTCGATGTGCAGCGTGAATACGTTCTCCTCTCCACGCACGATCAGGCGATGGAGGTGATGCTGCGCGAGATGGAGGACACGAAAACGAAGATCGTGCAGACACGGGCTCAGGTGGACATCTtacgacggcagcagcgctctcTGCTGGAGAAAATCACGGAGATGGGTATCCGCCGCCAGGAGGCCGAGGAGCAGTctgcgcaggaggagaaggagctgccgTCTCGCAAGGGCCCTCTCTACGTGCGTGAAAAGTCGCAGGGCTCGCaggtcggcggcggcgatggtgatCGTTCTGGTGTCTTACAGAGCCCCACGTGTCCTACACAGCAGGGTGAAACACTGAAGCGCCTTTTGCGCTGGAAGCCGATGCCACCAGACCTGATGCGCTCCGTCACACAGGCGAGTTTCAGCAGTTCTCGTGGGCGTCCActtccgccgctgccagtgCGGCAGCTGTCCCAAAGCACGACAAGCGTCAAGGGCCCTGCCGGATATTGA
- a CDS encoding glyceraldehyde-3-phosphate dehydrogenase-like protein (previous protein_id=AAZ14697.1), whose translation MSITVGINGFGPVGKSALFAALADPLFTVTAVVDVSVCAAYIAYVIEQEYPHRNPTGPPIRVTDKQKDQIVLNNTHVIHVSAAQDPQSSMWKKYGAQYVLECTGLYTTRSRSWGHVTGGAVGVFIAAASADTNTVMASSGLERLAASLPVCAAGAPIGAVVAPVLDALAKVLEIEQVSYTALYGPQPQHPIGAKSDDSRDWRQVRLQPFASCAMASSRDNGAETVGALLPHLVGRVSASAFQVPVAQGCAIDLVVYTKEAASADVVASAFAPAAADSEPLVKVCIANGPMISVDCIGSSSVILDATSLSSSTEGKVHRMVLWVDVACYYAALLLSLAKQVHSIHAPPSS comes from the coding sequence ATGTCAATCACTGTCGGCATCAACGGCTTCGGCCCTGTCGGGAAGTCCGCCTTATTCGCGGCCCTAGCCGATCCGCTGTTCACCGTCACGGCAGTCGTTGAcgtctccgtgtgtgcggcCTACATTGCGTATGTGATTGAGCAAGAGTATCCGCATCGCAACCCAACAGGGCCTCCGATTCGGGTGACGGACAAGCAGAAGGATCAGATTGTACTGAACAACACCCACGTCATTCACGTGTCGGCCGCGCAAGATCCGCAGTCATCCATGTGGAAGAAGTACGGTGCGCAGTACGTGCTAGAGTGCACAGGCCTCTACACCACACGTAGCCGCAGCTGGGGTCATGTGACAGGTGGTGCGGTGGGCGtcttcatcgccgccgccagcgctgaTACGAACACAGTCATGGCATCAAGCGGCTTGGAAAGACTCGCGGCATCGTTGCCTGTGTGCGCCGCAGGAGCGCCCATCGGGGCCGTCGTAGCTCCAGTgctggacgcgctggcgAAGGTGTTGGAGATCGAGCAGGTGAGTTACACGGCCCTCTATGGGCCTCAGCCACAGCACCCGATCGGCGCTAAGTCGGACGACTCGCGCGACTGGCGGCAAGTACGACTACAGCCATTTGCCAGCTGTGCGATGGCGTCCAGTCGCGACAACGGCGCTGAAACAGTTGGCGCGCTCCTGCCGCATCTTGTTGGTCGCGTGAGTGCTAGTGCTTTCCAGGTTCCTGTGGCGCAAGGGTGTGCGATCGACCTCGTTGTCTACACGAAGGAGGCCGCGTCGGCGGATGTGGTGGCGAGCGCCTTCgcgcccgccgcggcggactCGGAGCCGCTTGTAAAGGTCTGCATCGCCAACGGACCCATGATCAGCGTTGACTGCATTGGCAGCTCAAGTGTCATACTCGACGCCACTTCgttgagcagcagcaccgaagGCAAGGTGCATCGCATGGTGCTGTGGGTGGACGTAGCGTGCTACTACGCTGCCCTGTTGTTGTCATTAGCGAAGCAGGTGCACAGCATtcacgcaccgccgtcgtcgtaA
- a CDS encoding hypothetical protein (previous protein_id=AAZ14700.1): MPFTSLMSFLSSGWVSAAESTTTATTTNILYELHAHPIGLCSWASPSLTAAFVSLACAWLAVEAEMATPAASVVVCSAVVVRHTFFTTALCACVYFASAQEP; this comes from the coding sequence ATGCCTTTCACTTCACTCATGAGTTTTCTCTcgagtgggtgggtgtctGCCGCCGAGTCCACCACGACAGCGACAACCACGAACATCTTGTATGagctgcacgcacaccctaTCGGCCTTTGCAGCTGGGCCTCTCCGTCGTTGACAGCAGCCTTCGTGTCTCTAGCCTGCGCGTGGCTAGCGGTCGAGGCTGAAATGGCCACTCCCGCCGCAAGTGTTGTGGTATGCAGCGCCGTAGTCGTGCGGCACACCTTCTTTACCACAGCGctatgtgcgtgcgtctacTTTGCCTCGGCGCAGGAACCGTAA
- the GCVH gene encoding putative lipoic acid containing carrier protein (previous protein_id=AAZ14696.1), producing MQCEDEITIGISSYAQENLGDVVYVSLPQVGDTVKEKDVIGEVESVKATSNVYSPVDGTVSAVNENLKDEPGLVNQSPEEKGWLIKVKCSEIPKGLMDEAAYKKFLE from the coding sequence ATGCAATGCGAGGATGAGATAACCATTGGTATCTCCAGCTACGCCCAGGAGAATCTGGGTGACGTGGTGtacgtctctctcccgcAGGTGGGTGATACTGTCAAGGAGAAGGATGTCATAGGCGAGGTGGAGAGCGTGAAGGCCACGAGCAATGTGTACTCCCCGGTTGATGGCACCGTCAGCGCAGTGAACGAGAACCTGAAAGACGAGCCAGGCCTCGTCAATCAATCTCCTGAGGAGAAGGGCTGGCTGATCAAGGTGAAATGCTCTGAGATTCCCAAGGGCCTcatggacgaggcggcgTACAAGAAGTTCCTCGAGTAG
- the CYP40 gene encoding cyclophilin 40 (previous protein_id=AAZ14699.1), whose translation MPNTYCYLDIAIGGKPKRERVVLELFADVTPKTCENFRQLCLGNDGKKVEGTEVPMTYQGSTFHRVIPGFMIQGGDFTKHNGTGGVSIYGEKFEDENFTIPCDKSGLLAMANAGANTNGSQFFITTAPATHLTGRHVVFGRVVRGMNTVRAVEQTPTAANDKPVVDCVIAGCGTLDALPEEEPTPDGDVYPDYPEDAESPMVDAKCIEAGESIRQIGNSHFKNAAYDSAIEKYAKAVRYLNQVENKEGHPEVDEKLIACYNNHAMCAIKLQQWSEARHTASLALGVDAKNAKAFFRRGTAALNAGDADGAVEDLTQAHQIEPENAEITAKLNEAKEKVKAQKAKLAANLKKMFS comes from the coding sequence ATGCCGAACACATACTGCTACTTGGACATCGCCATTGGTGGGAAGCCGAAGAGGGAGCGGGTTGTGTTGGAGCTGTTCGCGGATGTGACGCCCAAGACATGCGAGAACTTCCGCCAGTTGTGCCTCGGCAACGATGGCAAGAAGGTGGAGGGGACAGAGGTGCCGATGACGTACCAGGGTAGCACTTTCCACCGTGTCATCCCGGGCTTTATGATTCAGGGCGGAGACTTCACCAAGCAcaacggcaccggcggcgtctCTATCTACGGCGAGAAATTCGAAGACGAAAACTTCACCATTCCATGCGACAAGAGCGGTCTTCTCGCCATGGCCAACGCCGGCGCCAACACGAACGGCTCGCAGTTCTTCAtcacgacggcgccggcgacacaCCTGACGGGCCGCCACGTCGTTTTCGGTCGCGTGGTCCGTGGGATGAACACGGTGCGCGCAGTCGAGCAGACTCCCACCGCTGCTAACGATAAGCCTGTGGTGGACTGCGTTATCGCCGGCTGCGGCACGCTGGATGCGCTGCCAGAGGAGGAACCGACTCCCGATGGCGACGTGTACCCCGACTACCCAGAAGACGCTGAGTCTCCTATGGTCGACGCCAAGTGCATCGAGGCCGGCGAGTCGATTCGCCAGATCGGCAACTCCCACTTCAAGAATGCCGCTTACGATTCGGCCATCGAGAAGTACGCGAAGGCGGTGCGCTACCTGAATCAGGTGGAAAACAAGGAGGGTCACCCTGAGGTCGACGAAAAGCTGATTGCCTGTTACAACAACCACGCAATGTGCGCCATCAAGCTCCAGCAGTGGTCGGAGGCTCGCCACACGGCGTCTCTTGCGCTCGGTGTGGACGCGAAAAACGCCAAGGCGTTTTTCCGCCGaggcacggcagcgctgaaCGCTGGCGATGCCGACGGTGCTGTCGAGGACCTGACGCAGGCTCATCAGATTGAGCCGGAGAACGCCGAGATCACAGCAAAGCTGAACGAGGCAAAGGAGAAGGTGAAGGCTCAAAAAGCGAAGTTGGCCGCCAATCTCAAGAAGATGTTCTCGTGA
- a CDS encoding conserved hypothetical protein (previous protein_id=AAZ14698.1): MEFIMNSVYAIDPIYLLMSAVAQQMLAMAWFDCIVGQIDRYYVAADKGVRRVEHAITRYPGIMVSATTFACSLLRSLVVLTVVSMCNCSTLYQYQSAAMVAVMIGMMRVHRTFSCHRPIQIFVTETGYEMAAAMTAAVVCYYMKKYNF; encoded by the coding sequence ATGGAGTTCATCATGAATTCTGTGTATGCGATCGACCCCATCTACCTGCTGATGAGCGCCGTCGCCCAACAGATGCTGGCGATGGCCTGGTTTGACTGCATTGTGGGTCAAATTGATCGCTACTATGTCGCTGCGGACAAGGGCGTGAGGCGGGTCGAACACGCTATCACGCGCTACCCAGGCATAATGGTCTCTGCGACGACCTTCGCCTGCTCGCTGCTCCGCTCCCTTGTTGTGCTGACGGTAGTTAGCATGTGCAATTGCTCGACGCTCTACCAGTACCAGTCCGCTGCCATGGTCGCCGTGATGATCGGTATGATGCGTGTCCATCGCACCTTCTCGTGCCACCGCCCCATTCAGATTTTTGTGACCGAGACCGGCTACGAGATGGCtgcggcgatgacggcggcggtggtctGTTACTACATGAAGAAGTACAACTTCTAA
- a CDS encoding conserved hypothetical protein (previous protein_id=AAZ14701.1), producing MMTITEAIVLEKERQNAARRDALNKRSQNVSRLAEPEPNFPPECCCVKPVIYHNIREQVPVTQQRFMYILAGLYVTLMILIIYNIAAALVAFILGGSALHFGLSFVYLLGLPGAWISWYYNVYCAIVYASRSRQLIALLGLLLGVVFDGWMAIGITGFGGCGWIYALSLTRKVAPFVLVLISAILWPLHGFALCVMLLRYWRLSRVLLKNTANIYRQSIV from the coding sequence ATGATGACCATTACAGAGGCGAtcgtgctggagaaggagcggcagaACGCTGCCAGGCGCGATGCGCTGAATAAGCGCAGCCAAAATGTGTCCCGCTTGGCTGAGCCAGAACCCAACTTCCCACCGGAGTGCTGTTGCGTGAAGCCAGTTATCTACCACAATATCCGCGAGCAGGTGCCcgtgacgcagcagcgttTCATGTACATCCTCGCGGGCCTCTACGTCACGTTGATGATCCTCATCATCTACAATATCGCGGCTGCCCTGGTGGCCTTCATCCTTGGCGGAAGCGCCCTACATTTTGGTCTTTCCTTTGTGTATCTGCTGGGGCTCCCAGGAGCGTGGATTTCGTGGTACTACAACGTCTACTGTGCCATAGTGTACGCGTCGCGCTCGCGGCAGCTGATTGCTCTGCTGGGTCTTCTCTTAGGCGTGGTGTTCGATGGGTGGATGGCGATCGGCATCACCGGcttcggcggctgcggctggaTCTACGCCCTCAGCTTGACGCGCAAGGTGGCTCCGTTTGTGCTGGTGCTCATTAGTGCGATCCTGTGGCCGCTGCACGGTTTTGCGCTGTgcgtgatgctgctgcgttATTGGCGCCTTTCTAGGGTACTCCTGAAGAATACGGCCAATATCTACCGCCAGAGTATCGTTTAG
- a CDS encoding conserved hypothetical protein (previous protein_id=AAZ14703.1), whose product MAEATYCQMCKFARPMDRRGVPQIFSGYKIHFNGIIPRTIVHPSHSVEWRMAERHGATCCTSFDPAVVSILVYRPGYERSEKCRICLEQHLNIPCVPIAWLLDSLLQSRQIHPSLYRLTRLLPVANPTVGGTDLPHHQHPFYQINKFEYSIPTSFPASKSKASKKSAATDGANRQYEVSGEIEAALPPFFDIEPFRCTAMSVFDAAVACTTGVKTEADADDTDNIEARKTKPGIELLAAQQASNKVDRALFSGMNVLLTPSLQGQTAVVMTIQRCGGKIAEKRESLEATLRSGVTHVIYSHEDKKDEVMIQAAHLVSTSLPGLQLVQSNWLEDCLILGELLPLRGMYTPTAKLIETLNKKHTKAKSCAV is encoded by the coding sequence ATGGCGGAGGCCACCTACTGCCAAATGTGTAAGTTCGCCCGGCCAATGGATCGCCGCGGGGTGCCGCAGATTTTTTCTGGATACAAAATCCACTTCAACGGCATCATCCCTCGCACGATCGTGCACCCGAGTCACTCGGTGGAGTGGCGCATGGCAGAGCGCCACGGCGCTACCTGCTGCACGAGCTTCGACCCCGCAGTAGTCAGCATTCTTGTCTACCGTCCCGGCTATGAGCGCAGCGAGAAGTGCCGCATCTGCCTTGAGCAGCACTTGAACATTCCGTGCGTCCCGATCGCGTGGCTGCTGGACTCGCTGCTACAGTCGCGCCAGATTCATCCCTCACTCTACCGCCTGACCCGTTTGCTGCCCGTGGCAAACCCGACGGTGGGCGGCACCGACCTGCCTCACCACCAGCACCCATTCTACCAGATCAACAAATTCGAATACAGCATCCCCACCTCCTTTCCCGCCTCCAAGAGCAAGGCGTCCAAGAAGTCCGCGGCGACCGATGGTGCGAATAGGCAGTATGAGGTGTCAGGCGAAATAGAGGCGGCTCTTCCGCCGTTCTTCGATATCGAACCGTTCCGGTGCACAGCAATGTCAGTCTTtgacgccgcggtggcgtgtaCGACCGGCGTGAAAACCGAGGCTGACGCCGACGACACCGACAATATCGAGGCTCGCAAAACGAAGCCCGGCATTGAGCTCcttgccgcgcagcaggcgagcaACAAGGTGGACCGAGCGCTTTTCAGCGGCATGAATGTGCTGCTTACGCCATCTCTGCAGGGGCAGACGGCGGTTGTGATGACCATTCAGCGATGTGGTGGGAAGATTGCAGAGAAGCGGGAATCGCtggaggcgacgctgcggagTGGTGTGACTCACGTCATCTACTCTCACGAGGACAAGAAGGATGAGGTCATGATCCAGGCAGCGCACCTCGTCAGTACCAGCCTCCCCGGGCTTCAGCTGGTTCAGTCGAACTGGCTGGAGGACTGCCTCATCCTTGGTGAGCTGTTGCCGCTTCGCGGCATGTACACTCCGACCGCAAAGCTGATAGAGACGCTCAACAAGAAGCACACGAAGGCAAAAAGCTGCGCCGTTTGA